Proteins encoded in a region of the Gulosibacter sediminis genome:
- a CDS encoding FtsB family cell division protein, producing the protein MAKTTTTRAARRPTDGSILLLIVLVVSVAMIVPTVQQLISQRQHIAELESEIAQSQDQIAQVNEQTSRWEDPAYIKAEARGRLLFVEPGDTTYVVVDDESLPAVEDEPDVSSELHETKTDSTELFLDSLIRANDAQAPQENQ; encoded by the coding sequence ATGGCCAAAACCACCACCACCCGTGCCGCGCGCCGACCGACCGACGGGTCCATCCTGCTGCTCATCGTGCTCGTCGTGTCGGTGGCGATGATTGTGCCGACCGTGCAGCAGCTGATTAGCCAGCGGCAACACATCGCCGAGCTCGAGTCCGAGATCGCGCAGTCGCAAGACCAAATCGCCCAGGTCAACGAGCAGACGAGCCGCTGGGAAGACCCGGCCTACATTAAGGCCGAGGCGCGCGGCCGGCTGCTCTTCGTCGAGCCGGGTGACACCACCTACGTCGTCGTCGACGACGAATCGCTGCCCGCGGTCGAAGACGAACCCGACGTGAGTTCCGAACTGCACGAAACCAAAACCGACTCGACCGAGCTCTTCCTCGACTCGCTCATCCGTGCCAACGACGCGCAAGCGCCCCAGGAGAATCAGTGA